The Antarcticibacterium flavum genome contains the following window.
ATCTGCTCCCGGCATGTGGCACAAATTAGAATGTGATTTTCAACATTTGCAGGGGAATCTGGAATGGCAAAAACATTCAAATCCTCCCCGGAACCGCATAGTTCACACTTGGAGTCGCTTCTTTGAAATAATTCCTGTTCCAGGCTCATCAGGTCTAAAATTTAGTTTGCGAATATACAGGTTTCTATAGATATACCTAACTCCAGGCGCTCGAGTTTCACACAGTTTTTCAACCGCCGAATTATTAAAATTTTGCCGGGGTGGAGATGTTGATCATAGCACTCTCCGCTTTTTCTACTTTTTGAATTGCCTATACAGGAAATTGTTTATCAATAGTTATCTGGTAAAATTTACTCTGTTGATATCTCCTTCAGAAAAATATTTATTCTTCTATGTTTGTAGAATTAAATAATTATTCTACATTTGTAGAGAACGAACTAAACTTGTAGAGTAATGAGCCTTTCAAAAGCAGAAGAACAATTAATGCAAATCCTCTGGAAGCAGGAAAAAGCTTTTATGAAAGATCTAATCGAGGCTTATCCAGATCCTAAGCCGGCACCAACCACAGTGGCCACACTTTTAAAACGGATGCAGGACAAGGATTTTGTTGACTACAAACAATACGGCCGCTCGCGGGAATACTTTCCCCTGGTGAAAAAGAAGGATTATTTTTCAAAACAGGTGAACGGCTTTATCAAAAACTTCTTCAATGATTCTGCTTCGCAGTTTGCCTCGTTCTTCACGAAAGAGACCAACCTTAGTAAGGAAGAGTTGGAAGATCTAAAGAAATTGATAGATAACGAAATTAAGAATAAGTAATTATGGAGTGGTATATCTTAAAATCTGGTGCGATCCTGGCTGCTTTGCTGCTGTTTTACAAGCTGTTGCTGGAGAAGGAGAATATGCACAATTTCAAGCGCTTCTACCTGCTTTTTGCTGTGGTGGCAGCGGTTGGGATTCCTCTTATCACCCTTACCACGTATGTTGAACCTACCGCGGGAAATTTTGATCCTGTGCTGTTCCATTATTCTGAAGAAATTTCAGTAGCAGAAAGCAAGTCTTTTTCAGATTATATGCCGCATGTTCTTTGGGCCATATATGCTGGTGGAGTCATTTTCTTCAGTTTTAAATTTATAAGGAATCTTCGGGAGATCCTGTTAAAAATAAAGATTAATCCGAAGATCAAAAAGGGCATTTATACCAGAGTCCTGCTGCGAGAGCAAGTAGATCCTCACACCTTCTTCAGTTACATTTTTTTTAACCGAAAGAAATATGAACAGGAGCAAATCCCGCGTGAGGTCATCATTCACGAGGAGGCGCACGCCCGGCAGAAGCACAGCCTGGACATCCTTTTTGTGGAATTGCTGCAAATTATGTTCTGGATGAATCCGCTCATCATCCTGTTAAAGGACGCGGTGAAGCTAAATCACGAATTCCTTGCAGACAAAGCAGTAGTTGAAAAAGGAGTTCATACTGCAGGTTATCAAAAGACATTATTACAATTCTCATCAGGGCATTTACACAGTGATCTTGTAAATCCCATCAATTATTCATCAATCAAAAAACGATTTAAAGTTATGAAAACACACACATCGAAAAAAGCAATCTGGCTAAGATCAATATTGATCCTGCCACTCATATCCTTGCTATTCTTTAGTTTCAGCAATAAAGAGATTGTAGAAAGAGAAATAAACGTTTTACCGGCTGAAACTATGAATACTACCACTCTCATGTTAGAGGTTGATAATAGCGGAAAGTTTTATTTTCAGAAAAATGAAACAAATTTAGCAGAATTGCGGAAGCACATCAACAATGGGAGCTACACCTCCTATCATATTGAAGTGGCTGAAAATGCTCCTTCTTCCATCATGATCGATCTTAGACAGCTAATGGCTCAAAATAGATTGGCAGGAAGCGTTGCTCTTTGTACTACTAAAACAGCAATGCAGGATAAGGCGACACCAGAAATGATGGCGGAATACAACAGGCTGGTGAAGTATTACAATGCGTTGCAGAATGCCAATCCTGAAGGGGAAATTCAGGTAAAACAGGAGGATATTAATAGAATAATGGCAATCCTGGGCCGTATGACCCCTGAACAGAAGGAGAATGCAGAGCAAATTAAATTTGACGTACCACCCCCGCCGCCACCTGCACCGACGCCCCAACCCCAATCTCCTCCAGCTCCTGAAAAGAGCAGCAAAAATGTGGATGTACCACCTGCTCCCCCGGCTCCTGTAATGGGTAATATGCAGGCACCACCGCCTCCGCCACCCTCACCTATGGAATCGGTTAAGGATTGGATCGAGGAGGGTGCAGAGTTTTTCTATAATGGAAAGAAAACAACCGACCAGAACGTATTGGAAATAGTAAAGAAAAACGGCGGGAAAAACCTGGAGGTGCGGGTAGAGGAAAATCCCACCGGAAAAACAGTTAAAATTTCCGATAAAAAAAGCCTTAATCATAATCCTCCTACCAGTAGCAGGGATGGATTAAAAATACTACCGGCCCCACCAGTTCCTTCCGAAAATAAGCAGCCTCCACCGCCGCCGGCACCTCCTAAAACTTCTTCATCAGAAAACCTGGGATTTATTTATACGGCGGCACAGTCTCCACCATCCCAAAATTCAAACACTTTAGAATATGTAATTGATTTGGCAAAGCGTGGAGCAAATTTTTATATTGGACCACATAAATATAGCCATGAAGAAGCTATCAGAATGGTGAAAAAAAGCACAAATGAAGTTTCAATTGATGTGAGTAAATATCCAGATGTGATTTTGGGTGGGTGTTAGGATACCTTGACTAAGTCGTCGCGAATTGCAAATTCGCGCCATCATTGTTTTTCACTATCACGTTCATCTCGTTTAGCAAAATTATGGATAGCGCGGATTTGCAATCCGTGCTAATATCCCTTATACCTTCAACTTTCCCTGTATATACTCATCCACCAGCTGCTCCATAATTTCCAGAGTCACTGTACCCTGGCCCAGGATCACCTCGTGGAAATCCCTTATCTCAAATTTTTGTCCCAGTTCTTTTTCAGCCCTTGCCCTTAGTTCACGGATCTTTATTTCTCCAATTTTATAGGAAACTGCCTGCCCCGGCCAGGAGATGTAGCGGTCAATTTCTGTATTTACCTCGTGCAGGGAAAGGGCGGTGTTGGATTGTAAGAACTCCACAGCCTCCTCCCGGGTCCATCCAAGGGCGTGCATCCCGGTGTCTACTACAAGCCTGCAGGCTCGCCATTGCTCATAAGTGAGCTTTCCAAATAATTCATAAGGAGTGGTATAGATTCCCATCTCCTCAGCAAGAAATTCAGAGTAAAGTCCCCATCCTTCTCCGAATGCCGATAAATAAAAATTTCTTCGAAACTTCGGAATACTATCTCCAAGCTCCCCATTCAGGGAAATTTGCAGGTGGTGACCCGGTACTGCCTCGTGTGCCGTAAGGGAAGGTAAAACGTATAAGGGCCTGCTTGGGAGATCATAGGTGTTCACCCAGTAATAACCCGGTTGTGTTTCGTTTGAAGGGCTTATATATCTTCCGGTGGTATATTTAGGAGCAATAGCATCGGGCACCGGGGCTACTCCATAAGGTTTTC
Protein-coding sequences here:
- a CDS encoding BlaI/MecI/CopY family transcriptional regulator; amino-acid sequence: MSLSKAEEQLMQILWKQEKAFMKDLIEAYPDPKPAPTTVATLLKRMQDKDFVDYKQYGRSREYFPLVKKKDYFSKQVNGFIKNFFNDSASQFASFFTKETNLSKEELEDLKKLIDNEIKNK
- a CDS encoding M56 family metallopeptidase; this encodes MEWYILKSGAILAALLLFYKLLLEKENMHNFKRFYLLFAVVAAVGIPLITLTTYVEPTAGNFDPVLFHYSEEISVAESKSFSDYMPHVLWAIYAGGVIFFSFKFIRNLREILLKIKINPKIKKGIYTRVLLREQVDPHTFFSYIFFNRKKYEQEQIPREVIIHEEAHARQKHSLDILFVELLQIMFWMNPLIILLKDAVKLNHEFLADKAVVEKGVHTAGYQKTLLQFSSGHLHSDLVNPINYSSIKKRFKVMKTHTSKKAIWLRSILILPLISLLFFSFSNKEIVEREINVLPAETMNTTTLMLEVDNSGKFYFQKNETNLAELRKHINNGSYTSYHIEVAENAPSSIMIDLRQLMAQNRLAGSVALCTTKTAMQDKATPEMMAEYNRLVKYYNALQNANPEGEIQVKQEDINRIMAILGRMTPEQKENAEQIKFDVPPPPPPAPTPQPQSPPAPEKSSKNVDVPPAPPAPVMGNMQAPPPPPPSPMESVKDWIEEGAEFFYNGKKTTDQNVLEIVKKNGGKNLEVRVEENPTGKTVKISDKKSLNHNPPTSSRDGLKILPAPPVPSENKQPPPPPAPPKTSSSENLGFIYTAAQSPPSQNSNTLEYVIDLAKRGANFYIGPHKYSHEEAIRMVKKSTNEVSIDVSKYPDVILGGC